One part of the Ziziphus jujuba cultivar Dongzao chromosome 2, ASM3175591v1 genome encodes these proteins:
- the LOC107419490 gene encoding calmodulin translates to MAEQLTEEQIAEFKEAFSLFDKDGDGCITTKELGTVMRSLGQNPTEAELQDMINEVDADQNGTIDFSEFLNLMARKMKDTDSEEELREAFKVFDKDQNGFISAAELRHVMTNLGEKLTDEEVEEMIREADVDGDGQVNYEEFVRMMLAK, encoded by the exons atgGCTGAGCAGTTGACGGAGGAGCAGATCGCTGAGTTCAAGGAAGCTTTTAGCCTCTTTGACAAAGATGGCGatg GCTGCATTACAACCAAAGAATTGGGGACAGTGATGAGATCACTGGGACAGAATCCAACTGAAGCTGAATTGCAGGACATGATCAATGAAGTTGATGCTGATCAAAATGGCACTATAGATTTTTCTGAGTTTTTGAATTTGATGGCACGAAAAATGAAG GACACTGATTCTGAGGAGGAACTCAGAGAAGCTTTCAAGGTCTTTGATAAGGACCAAAATGGCTTCATTTCTGCCGCGGAG CTTCGACATGTGATGACAAATCTTGGAGAAAAGCTGACAGATGAAGAAGTGGAGGAGATGATTCGTGAAGCAGATGTGGATGGCGATGGTCAGGTGAACTATGAGGAGTTTGTTAGGATGATGCTGGCGAAGTAA